GCAGTTAAATTCGCCATGAGATTATAAAATTGAAAGACAAAACCTATTTTTTCTCTACGATAAGCGGTCAATTTTTTGTCATTATATTTAGTAATTTCCTCTCCCTCCATAAAAACCTTACCTTCAGTAGGTACATCCATGCCTCCTAGGATATTTAAGAGGGTACTTTTACCGGAACCGCTGGCCCCCAATATAACAACAAATTCTCCTTCATATAATTCAAGAGATACCCCCTTCGTAGCAGCTACCGTCACCTCTCCCATTTGATAAAGCTTGCTTATATTCTCCACCTTCATTAAAACACTATTTTTCATACTGTTTTCCATAGCGTTTTCACCTCTTCCCCCCTAAAAGTCCGTACTTTAGAAAGTCATAAAAAGCTGATGTGATTCCTTCGATTTCCTCCTTCGTGTTTATTTTGTTAAAATATTTTTCTCCAAAAGTTTCCACCATCATAATCAGCATATCTACTATAAAAGATACATTGACCTCTCTGATTTCTCCCTTTTCTACACCCTCCTTGATAATTCTTTCAAACATGATTCTACTGATTCGATACTTTTCTTCCAGCAGTTTTTCTGTAACATAAGGAATTGACATCACATCCTTATAAAAAGCCAGGGAATAGTTCTTAGAGGCTTCCATATTATAGCTCATTAAAAAATCTATTTTCTCTAAAGTTCCTGGTATTTTTCCCATTTCTTCTTCTATCAGTGCCGTACCTTTTTGCATCATGCTTAGCACAACCTCCATAAAAAGTGCTTCCTTTGAAGAAAAGTGTTTATAAATGGTCATCTTGCTGATTCCTGCAGCTTCAGCAATCTCATCCATGGAAACCGCCTTATAGCCCAACTTTGCAAACAATTCTTCTGCCTTTTCCATAAGTCGATTGTATTTTATTTCACTTTGGGTTGTCATTTTTTCCCTCCTGTATCAATGAATAATAACAAATTGTACTTTTATACCTTTGTAGTATAGTTTTATTATAATCTTTTGTCTCGTAAGTAGCAATAGAAATTTAGTGTTTTAAAAATTTTTAAAATTTTCTATTGACAATAAGATAAAATCATATTATTCTATTAATTAATAAATTCTTATAATTGATGATGACGAAGATAGAGACATATATTTATGTGAAGCAGTCTCAGAGAGTCGGTGGTTGCTGCAAACCGATACTGTTTATAAATATAAATCACTCTTGAGTTATATCCTTGAAAGCACCCTTTGAAGTGAGTAAAGGATATCGACTAGCCCCGTTAAAGGCTTAGGTTTGTTAGAACTGAAGGAGAGGTATCTATTTTTATAAATAGATACAATTAAGGTGGTACCGCGGATAATATCCGTCCTTAAAAGAAAAGAAATTTCTTTTAAGGACGGATTTTTTAATTTCTCATAATTTATGTATTTATTGTCTATTTCCACACAAAAGCTTGTTGGAAAGTTTTCTATATGTATTGCAATACTTAACAGCTTAAGACCTAAAGGAGGATGTATACCCATGAATCAAGAATCTTACTTAAATCACTTATCCTTTGAAAACGCCAGAGACCGTCTAAAAAATATTTTACAAAAAACTGACTTAATCCATAGCGTCATTTTTAGTAAAGAATCAGAAAACCAAGTTTATATCAAACCAGAAAACCTACAAACCACTGGTTCTTTTAAAATCCGTGGTGCTTACAATAAAATTGCTAAATTGTCCTTAGAGGAAAGAAAAAAAGGTCTTATTGCCTCCTCCGCAGGGAATCATGCGCAAGGCGTTGCTTATGCCGCTGAAATGCTTGGGGTAAAAGCCACCATCGTTATGCCCAAAACAACTCCTCTGATTAAGGTGGAAGCAACCAAAAGCTACGGGGCTGATGTAAGACTTTTTGGAAATTGCTATGATGAAGCCTATAAAGAAGCCCTGAGACTACAAAAGGAACTTGGTGCTATTTTTATTCACCCTTTTGATGATTTAGATGTCATTGAAGGTCAGGGAACCATTAGCTTAGAAATTATCGAAGAATTACAGGATGTAGACTGCCTATTGGTACCCATAGGTGGTGGAGGTATTGCCAGTGGTATTGCCCTGGCTGCAAAAATGTTAAAACCCAGTATCAAAATCATTGGGGTAGAACCAGAGGGTGCTAATGCCATGAAAATCTCTGTTGAAAGCAACAAAATCACCCATCTTGATACCGTCAGTACCATTGCCGATGGTGCAGCAGTGAAAAAACCAGGAGAACTTACCTTTTCTATCATCAAGGATTATGTGGATGAAATTGTTACAGTTTCTGACTTTGAAATCATGGAGGCCTTTTTGTTGCTTTTAGAAAAACATAAATTAACTGGAGAAAATGCAGGGGTTTTATCTCTGGCTGGACTGAAAAAAATCAAAGAAAAAAATAAAAAAGTAGTGTGTATAGTAAGTGGGGGTAATATTGATGTGGTATCTATTTCCTCTATGATTAATCGCGGACTTCTTTCACGGGGTCGGATCTTTTGCTTTTCAGTAAATCTACCTGATGTGCCTGGCGAACTTTTAAGGGTTTCCAGTATCTTAACGGAGTTAAACGCAAATGTCGTGAAGCTGGACCATAATCAATTTCAAACCTTTGATCGTCTGATGGATGTACAGCTTCAAGTAACGGTTGAAACCAATGGTCATAAGCATATTGAGGAAATTATTACAAAATTCAAAAGCTTAGGTTATAATATTACAAAGGTATATTAAATATCATAGGCGTTAACTTAATCTAATTATTTTCAAAAACTCTCCCAATTTATCATCCTGAGCATAGCAAAGGATGATAAATTATGGATTAAGTTAACGCTACACTTTTTCAGTGGCCTCTTTAATATGTTTCCTTGACCTTTTTATCCATGTAGGTTTTTGATCTGCTGTTGTATATCCTTTAAATCATAAGAAGTGAAATCCCTTTTTCCATTAACAATAACCGCTTGATCATCCACCCTATTCTTGATCAACATGTATTTTTTCTCTTCCTCTTCATTTACATCATTGCTGCAGCTATCATACCTTATATATTTCCACTGTCTTCCCTCTTGGTAAATAATAAAGTTTACTATACCAGCTTCTAGATCAGCCTGTAATTCCTTCGCTAATTCCTGTAATCGCATTAAAAGTCCTCCTTATAATTAAAATAGAATGCTTTTTTATATGAATGCACGCTTGAATTTTAACATACTAAGAACTATATTTGCAATCCATAGCTATATTTTTTAGCCAAGGATTCATCTTAAGCTTTGGCTAACTCCTTCTACCTTATTTTCTATGAAGAAAACTATCTAAAATTCGTTATATCTGTACTTCCTTCCACTTGAACCGTCACGTCTAATTCTAAGTCAGTGATTTCAACAACATTGGGTATATCAACTGTTGGATACTTGGCGTTAAAGACGTCTTGAACATCGAATAGATCAATACCTTTTTCTTTATAGGCATCAAACAAATCTCTACATTGATTTTTCAATAATAAAGCTGCTTCTTCTTCGAGTTTTTCAGCGGTAGCCTGGTCTAAAATAATGCTTTCCTGAGTTTCCCCAAAGGTAGTTTTTATATTGATGGATTTTCTTAAAATGACTTTATTATTTTTCAGTTCAATAGCAGTACTTGTATTCCCCCTCAATACTTCCAGTACTACTTTTTTATCCTGGTAAACGGGATGCGGTAAAAGCAGCAAACCTATGTGTGATATATCCATTAGTAAGTGATAGTTTCTTACTTCTTCAGCACTTAGGGTGCTTACTAATTTATCATCCTGCATAACAGCCGCACCGGATAATTTGATCTTGTCCTCGTCCATATTTATAGCATGGCTACAGGTGCTTAATACGTCTACCCTTTTTCCTTTTAAACGATTGTTAAGATATGTATTCAATAGTTCCTTAGCTCTTTTTCCTGATACAGCAGGATTTTCCTGAGTTTCATATAGATATAGCCCTAGGTACTCATTCTCCTTTAGCTTTACCTGCATCAAGGTTTTTGGATCATCTCCCATAAAAACTAAAACTAAAGTTCTTATTAAGAGTTCCTGATCTCGATGCAAAAAATCAAGAAATTCCTTCAAACCATGTCTTGCCGCCCTTTCAGTAAAGATGATGGCCCTGTTTTGTGTGTAATTAATTTTGTAGCTGGAGAAAAGATTCAGTTTGCGTACCGCTTCAAAAATAGTTTCTCCTTTACTTTCATAAAAAACTCTATTTCCTCTTTCTGTATTGCTTTCATTACTGCGGAAGGAATGAAAGGCTTCCACCATAAGAATGGGATTTCCCTCTTCATCCACATCAATTATTATAGCAGTAACAAAAATTACACGATTAATATCTATATAGTTAAAACAACTGGTTAAAAAAATACTGCATAATAGCATTACAATGATCACTTTTGCCTTCATTATTTTTCATCCTTATAAAAAATGTTTTTAGAAATATCATTAAGATCATCTCTCAAAATTAAATCCTGGAAATTAAAGGACCTAAAGGTCCCTAAAGGATATAAGTAAGGATAACCACAGGTAGTTAAATCAGATATATGGGAGCAAAACAAAATAAATCCTATATAAAAACCTGGTAATCCTAGAACAGCTGCCATCAACAAGATCGTATTGGACCACAAAAGAATACCCGCATACATTTTCGGTACCAAAAACAATGAAATAGAAGACAAAGCAATAATAAGCACGGTAATCTCAGAAGCTAATCCGGCACCAATAGCAGCATCACCTAGAATTAATGCCCCTACAATACTAAGGGCAGAGCCTATTGGTTGAGGTAACCGAATTCCAGCTTCCCGCAGTATCTGAAAAAATAACATCATAATCATAATTTCTACAATGGCAGGAAAAGGAACCCCTGACCTGGTGATTGCCATACGAAAAGCAAAAATATAGGGTACTAATTTAAAATGATAAGCAATCAAAGACAAATAGAGCCCCGGCAACAGCAGAGCAATAAAGAAGGCAATCCAACGAACCAGCCTAAAATAACTTTGTCCATAGCTATTTAAATAATAATCTTCACCCACACTAAAGTATTCCACAAAAAAGTGAGGAGCAGTCACAACAAAGGGGGTATTCTCCTGGAGGATAGCCACTCTTCCTTCTATTAGGCTTCCAACGACCTTATCTGGTTTTTCGGTATAACCTAAGGTATCAAAGATACTTTTCTTGGTTTGAAGAGCTTCATCCAGCGCCTTTGATTCCAGCAAAAATTTTATTTTTGCATTTTGCAGTCGATCTCTAACAAACGCCACCAGCTCTGTGGGGGCCTGGTCCTCTATATACACCAGCATCACAGGTGTATCACTTTGTTTGCCTATTAACATTTTTTCAAATTTTAATTTTGGGTTACGAATACGTCGCCTAATTAAAGAAATATTCGTGGATAGGTCTTCAGTAAAACCTTCTCGAGGACCTTTGATGACAGTCTCCGTAGGGGGCTCTTGAATATCTCTAAAACTATACTCCTCTGCATCACAATAAATAAATTGATCTGCAAAACTAAAAAGCAGTACTACATTCGCAAATAAAATCTGTTTTACTGCTTCATCCAAGTCTGTTCCTAAGGCTGTATCATCTGCAAAAATATGGTCGTTTTTAATTTTTTCTATATCCTCTGGAAAATCTTTGCATGCTACTAAGGGCTTTATAATAGCATGGCTAATGAAATTTTGGCTACAAATGTTGCTGATATAGATGGCAGTAATGGGACCTTTTTCTGTATCAATCCTTCGGTATATCACATCATCATTGTTTTTTAATTGTTCTTTTATTGCCTTAAGGTTATCTTCATACTTCTTAAAATAAATTTTCTTTTTACTCACCTATATCATCCTTCATCTTCTTTTACTGTATAAGCTTATCTTAATTGGAAATAATGATTGAATATTACCTTCATTTTACAAAAGAAAGGTTGTCTTTATGGATAAATTTAATGCGAAACATTTTGCTTTTCTTATACTTGCAGTCACTGTCGTATCTCAGAAAACCTATCCTAAAGTATTTATTTTAAATGGGGGTTATGACAGCTGGGTTGCAGTCATTATCTCCTCCGTCATCATATTGCTGTATTTGATTTTTTTCTTGAAGGTCTGCGAAAAAAACAATAACTATGACTTTATTGCTATCTACAGAACGGCTGCTGGACAAAAACTTGGAAAACTGCTGCTATGTTTATTTGCTATGACACTTTTTTTAACATTAGTGGAATCTGCCGCTGTAGAAGCCAATTCTATGCATACAAATATGTTATTGGAAACACCTGTATGGTTTTTTATTTTATTTTTTGTCATTCCTGCTGCCTATTCAGCGGGAAGAGATTTAGTATCTATTGTCACCATAACACTGATAGGTATTACCTTAATTAACCTTGCAGGTATGAATCTAGGGATGTTAACAGCTCCTTATAAGGATACCAAACTGCTTTTTCCTATTTTTGCTGATGGTATTACTAAGGGTTTCATCTTATCCATTTTACAGATCTTAGGACTTTATGGAAGCTTAACCATAGTATTTCCCTACTTAACAGAAATTAAAGATAAAAGAAAATTATTTTTATATTCAATACTTGGTATGGTGTTTGTGATACAGATGTTGATTGTATCTATCACAGGAGCTTTTATGACTTTTGAAATCACCAGACTTAAGTCTATCCCCTACCCTAAGCTGCTGCAAACCCAAATGGTCAGCCATTTTAGGTTTATCGAAGCGGGAGAGCTTTATGTTATGCTTCAAATTGTTGGCGGTTGGTATATTCGCTATGTTGTCACCTTTTATACCTTAATGAAAATCCTTTCAGCCCTTAATTTACGACATAAATATACGATTGTCATCATCAGTTTTGCTACAGGCATTGCTGCTTGGTTTGTAGGAAATAACTTATTTGTATTATTTAGGTTCTTAAGCTACTACACTTATATTTCTTTAGTAAATTTTTTCCTTATCCCCTTCATTCTCTTTGCTATCTATGCCTATAAAAAATAAATCAAAGCCAAGACTGAGGAAAATCTTCTCCTTAGCTCTTGGCAATTACTTAGCTTTTTTACTTGAGCTGCCTGTTCTTAATGATAGCTGTCGTAGCCGTCTTTTCTGTTCTTTTACAATATGTTGATCTAATTCTTTGCTTAGTTTAATTACTTCATCTTTTATAAAATCATTTGCTTTTAATAAATCATTTAAAGATTCCTTTAATGCACTTATTTTATCCATCTTTTTTTCCTCCTGTACCGATGATCGCTTTTAAAAAAACAATACTAGTTTAATTATAGTCCCAATAAGAAACATTGTCGATACTTTTTTGATAAAATATTTGCTTTTCGGGACACTAATTCCCAAATGATTTATTTCAAAAGCATTATCAAGTAAAATATATCAAGTAGGGGGTGCTTTTATGAACTTTTCCCATAGATTAAAACAACTTAGAAAAGAAAAAAAATTAACACAAGAAGACTTAGCAATTCAACTCAATAAAACTCGCTCTACTGTTGCTGGATATGAAACGGAAAGAAAAGAACCAGATTATGATACACTAAAAAAAATAGCAGAATTTTTTGATGTATCTATAGATTACCTTCTTGGACATTCTGACACACCTCATTCCTATTCTTCTAAAAATTGCATTACTGAAACGAAGGCTCGCTACGGTTTAGATAATAAAGACCTTCCTGATGAAGCGATTAAGCAGATTGAGGACTATATCGAGTTTATCAAGCAAAAATATCATAGCAGCGAAAATAACAAAAAAAAATCTTAGACTTCTAGTGGGTTTTAAAAGGGTACTATAGCGCTTATTGCTATAATACCCTTTTATCTATCTTCTAGTAGTTTTTTCATTGCACATCGGTTAAATGCTATTTAGCCCTTTAGATAAGCAACGACTGTCTTGCTCCTTCTGTGTTTCATCAAATATTCTCTCTCAAAAACATCTGCAGCTACAGGCCGGCCGTATATATAGCCTTGAATCTCATCACAACAAAGCTCTTTTAATATGCTTAATTGTTCTTTTTCCTCCACACCTTCAGCGATCGTCTTTAGACCTAGTCCATTGGCCATCATGATGATGGCTTTAACAATAAGCAAAGTGTTTTTATCGTTTGCTATATTATCTATAAGTTCCTTTGCTATCTTAAGCCTATCTATGTCAAATCTTTTTATGTAGCTTAGGGATGAATAACCTGTCCCAAAGTCGTCTATAGAGATATTAATGTCAATTTCTGCAAGAGCTGTAAACAGTTCCTCCATAGAAGTTTCTGAATTCATGGTACTGTTTTCAGTTATTTCCAAATCAATCCACGCTGGCTTAACACTACTTGCAGTAATTTTTTGCTTCAACCAATTAACAAAATCCTCCTGATCAATTTGTTTCGGAGATATATTAATGCCCATTTTAAGATCCAAACCATATTCTTCATTCCACACTTTAATTTGTTTCAATGCCTCATCAATAACCCATTCGCCTATTTTTATAATCATAGAAGTTTCTTCCGCTATGGGAATAAATTCCCCCGGCAGTATCCATCCTTTATTAGGGTTATTCCATCGAATCAATGCCTCCATCCCTACTAAAGCATTATCCACTATTCTATATTGCGGTTGATAGTAGAGCTGAAACTCTTGTCTAAAGTCAATATGTCGAAGCAAAAGTTCAATCTCATGTTTTCGTTGAATTTCTTCACTAAGCCAACTATCAAAAAAAACAAAACGTTTAGCAAGATAATTCTTTTTTGCCTGATACATGGCCATATCAGCATATTTTATCAATGTATTCCTTTCATCAGCATCTCTTGGAAATAGAGCTATACCAATACTCACCCCCAACTGAAAACTATAGGGAGGTATAGATATCGTTGTTTCACATAGTTTTATGATCTCTTTGGCATACTGACAAAGCGTCTCTTCTGAAATATTTTCATTCACCACCATAGCAAATTCATCCCCACCGACCCTTGAAAGAATACCATTGGAAGGACACCAAATTTCCAGCCTTTGGGCAATTTTTTTTAAAATTTCATCACCCATTTCATGTCCGTGGGCATCGTTAATCGCTTTAAATCTATCAAGGTCCATATAGAAAACAGAAAAAATTTTTTCTTCAGAGGAATCTATTAGAGAATCAATATACTGAATAAAGTACCTACGGTTAAAAAGACCTGTTAAAGCATCCCTTTTAGATAAACTCTCCAAAGTTTTATTTACTTGAACAAGCTCCTTCGTACGTTCTTGAACAGTTTGGTCTAATATATCATTGAGCTGTTTTTCTCTTCTTAAAAGATATTCGTTTTTTATGGCTGTTTGCACATATCCTCTAATTAATTGGTAAATTATGATTACACCTATCATATGGATAAAGACAAGATTACTCATGATACCAGCAAAATAAAAAACCAACGGCACAAGGAATAACCATGTTACAATATTAGGCCTACCATAGTTTTCAGGAAGCTCCATCTTGCATACTTCAGTTTCTCTACTAGGATTCTCTGCTTCCTCCATAGCGGCAAAAGCCAATAATACTATAGTAAACATATAAAAACCGTCAATGAGTGTATTAGCATTATATTTATCCATAAAAGTAAGGTAAATATAATAAAGATCGCAAAGGGTAAAAATAATTATGCTTGTCACAATCAGATGCATAGTTTTGCTAACATTTTTTACTTTTGAAGAATTATACATGATAAGAATAATACTTATGGATAAGAAATCAAAAAATAAATACAGAAAAGTACTTAAAAAATCGCCATTCAAAAAAGAACTTATATCCATTTTAGAAAACATAATCGCCCATATGGATACAATGATGGTGGTTCCAACAGCAATTACATCTAAAAGCAGTTGTACTGTATGCCATTTTTTTATATTATAGTAAAAATATAACCCACAGGAAATAAACAGCATTATATTGCATATTAAATAGAGATACATAAATATAGTGAGGGTTCGAGGATCTGTTAAAAATACATTTTCCGTGATAAACCATAAAATATCTACAATTCCCCAGCTTAAAGCAACGAAAAATAACGCCCTCCAACTCCATTTGTATGTACAAATTTTTTTTTGATTCTAGCCATATAATGGTGGCTGATGTAAACGCTACCACTGGAGATAAAATATTGCCCCACTTATCATTATTAAATAACAGAGCAATCATATAGATAAAAAATACGGTTATTAAGCTATATATCTTTATATGCTTTTTAAGATCAAACAACAAGCCCACCCCCCAATGAAGTCACATCCTATCAAAGCCCCTGCTTTCTACCCTGTTTTAATTTTATTATAATAAGCATTAATTTAGGGAAATTGCTTTCAAAAATCTTATTTGTCCTTAGGTCAGACTGAGAAAGATTGCTAAGTGACAAATTATGGTTAAAATTTATATTGATGATTTTATTATAGTATATAGTAGATTAAAGGACAACGGTATACAGTGATTATAATTATTAAAAACGAAAATTTTTTAATAAGAAAAACTTTAGGCATTTAGGTGGACTTGCTTCGAATATGATGAATTCCATACAAGAAAACATGAAAACAGGCAAATACTCAGTTTCATAGAAACTAAATATCTGCCTGTTAACAATTTAAATCTATGCTTGAAAATATCTTTTTCTTTTAAACTATGAAATCTTTTTGCGTAGGTAATAACTCAGAGTATCTATTGCTATAATCATTATAGCAATACCCAAAATAAGCAGGCCAACCCTCTCCCAATTTCTCCAAGTGATATTCATCGTTAAAATCGTTCCTATGCCCCCTGCTCCTATGATTCCCAGTATTGTTGATGTTCTGATGTTTGATTCTAATCTATATAGAATTAAACTGATAAAGGTAGGCAGGGTCTGTGGTAAAATCCCATGTCTAAAACTACTGAAGCTGGTGCAGCCAGTAACTAATACACTATTTTTAATATTTTCATGGAGGTTTTCAATTACTTCACTATATAACTTTGTAAGCACCCCTGTTGTATAAATGCTAAGTGCCATACCTCCCGCTAAAGGACCAGGTCCTACCCCACGAAAAAGTATAATCGCAGTTATGATAGGTGGAAATGTTCTTAAAATATTTGTTATACCTTTGGAGACTAAAGCCATGGCTCTAAAAGGCGATGTATTATTTGCAGCAAAAAAGGATAAAAACAGAGCACCTATAGCACCTGTTATTGTTGCAAAGATAGCAATAAAAAAACTTTCACGAATTCCTTCAAGAAGTTTAGGTAAATAGGATAATTCTATTCTCATCATACTGCTGATCATAAAATGGCCTTGTTCCAATCCAACTTTTAATCTCCCATGCTGGATATCTATCGTGTTTACTATCCAAAGCAGGATAAATAGTCCTATAAATATTGTCATAACAATCCTTACTTTGCAAAACTTTTTATGGGCTTCAAGAGACGAAAAAACGATAAAGGATTTTTTTATAGAACTTCTGACGACGAAACTTAGAGCATCTATTGAAATAACTGTAAAAAATAAGATTAAAATCAGTGTAGCTAAATTATCATATCTTAAATGGTTTAAATCCCTCCACATAATCTGACCTATGCCACCTGCTCCAACAAGGCCGAGGACAGTAGCACTTCTTATATTGATCTCCAGCACTATAAAAAAAATTGAAACAGAAAGCTCTAAAATAGTAGGTAATACACAATACCTAAGCACCTGAATCTGATTTGCACCTACTGATTTTGTTGCGTTTAGGAGGTTTTCATTAATGGTCTCTATATTTTCTCTAAAAAGTTTTAAAGCGATTAAAAAGGCTGTCATTGTTAGTGCTAAAATGCCTGAAAATTGTCCTATACTAAAAACACTTACTAAAAGGGCAGCCCAAATAAGATTTGGAATGGTTCGTAAAAAAGAAAAAAAGATATTGAATAGAATGGACAAATATTTATTTGGGGCAATATTCCTAGCAGTTAATAGTGCAAAGGGAATCGCTAATACAACTCCTGTCAAGGAAGAAACAATTGCAATTTCTATTGTTTCCAGAAGCTTAGAAAACACTTCCTGTACATAGGAGAAGTTGGGAGATATCATTCTTTCCAATAAATTATACATACCAGGTAGGCCTTGATAAATTCTAATAAAACTAAAATCTATCATAAAACCTAAAAAAATCAGCTGTACAGCCACAATACCTAAAAAAAGATAGGTTTTTTTATTGTTTTTATTGATATAGCTCTTGTAACTGGTCATCATCTATATCACCTACTTTTTTATCAAAAAAAATCTTACCATGTTTTAGAGCAATAATTCTTGAGCAGTATTTTTTTGCTAAACTTACGTCATGAAGATTGATCATAATGGTTATCTGGCTTTTTTCATTAATTTTTTTAAAATAATCCATAACCGTTTGCGCTGATGATACATCTAGGCTAGATACCGGTTCGTCTGCCAAAATGATTTTAGGTTTTTGGCATAGCGTTTTAGCAATAGCAACTCTTTGTTTCTGTCCGCCACTTAATTCATCGGCCCTAGAAAACACCTTTTCCTTCAGCCCAACCTGTTCCAGTGCATTTACTGCTACTTTATAGTCTTCATCATCAAATAATCCGAAGAAGGATTTTAAGGAAGACTTGTAACCAAGTCTTCCTACCAAAACATTTTCTAATACAGATGATCGATCTACAAGATTATAATCTTGAAAGATAAAGCCTATTTTTCTTCTTATATTTCTAAGTTTCTTATCCTTTAATAGACCTATATTTGTACCTTCGACATAGATCCTTCCATTAGATGGCTTCACCAGTAGATTCACTGTTTTCAGTAAGCTTGACTTTCCGCTTCCACTTAAGCCTATGATACCAACAAACTCTCCCTTGTCAATATTTAAGCTGATATTATCCACCGCTAAAACTTTTTTATTATATAAAACAGAGACATCCTCCAGCTTAATCATTTTTTTCAACTCCTAATTGCTCTCTTTTAAGTCAACATTCATTGATTTTGCTGTTTCTCTAATAATATCATAATCTTCATCTGTTGCTTCAGAAAAGCCATAGATATTAAATAGTTCTTTTAGTAGCTTAGCACCTTCCTCGGTTTCTGCTATGTTTAATAAAGCACTTTTAATTTTTTCTTGTGTAGCAGCATCCATATCACCTCTTAAGGTAACACTTATGTTAGGAATATCCTTGGTATATCCTAGTATCTCTGTTTC
The sequence above is drawn from the Clostridium formicaceticum genome and encodes:
- a CDS encoding helix-turn-helix domain-containing protein gives rise to the protein MNFSHRLKQLRKEKKLTQEDLAIQLNKTRSTVAGYETERKEPDYDTLKKIAEFFDVSIDYLLGHSDTPHSYSSKNCITETKARYGLDNKDLPDEAIKQIEDYIEFIKQKYHSSENNKKKS
- the ilvA gene encoding threonine ammonia-lyase, with the translated sequence MNQESYLNHLSFENARDRLKNILQKTDLIHSVIFSKESENQVYIKPENLQTTGSFKIRGAYNKIAKLSLEERKKGLIASSAGNHAQGVAYAAEMLGVKATIVMPKTTPLIKVEATKSYGADVRLFGNCYDEAYKEALRLQKELGAIFIHPFDDLDVIEGQGTISLEIIEELQDVDCLLVPIGGGGIASGIALAAKMLKPSIKIIGVEPEGANAMKISVESNKITHLDTVSTIADGAAVKKPGELTFSIIKDYVDEIVTVSDFEIMEAFLLLLEKHKLTGENAGVLSLAGLKKIKEKNKKVVCIVSGGNIDVVSISSMINRGLLSRGRIFCFSVNLPDVPGELLRVSSILTELNANVVKLDHNQFQTFDRLMDVQLQVTVETNGHKHIEEIITKFKSLGYNITKVY
- a CDS encoding Ger(x)C family spore germination protein → MKAKVIIVMLLCSIFLTSCFNYIDINRVIFVTAIIIDVDEEGNPILMVEAFHSFRSNESNTERGNRVFYESKGETIFEAVRKLNLFSSYKINYTQNRAIIFTERAARHGLKEFLDFLHRDQELLIRTLVLVFMGDDPKTLMQVKLKENEYLGLYLYETQENPAVSGKRAKELLNTYLNNRLKGKRVDVLSTCSHAINMDEDKIKLSGAAVMQDDKLVSTLSAEEVRNYHLLMDISHIGLLLLPHPVYQDKKVVLEVLRGNTSTAIELKNNKVILRKSINIKTTFGETQESIILDQATAEKLEEEAALLLKNQCRDLFDAYKEKGIDLFDVQDVFNAKYPTVDIPNVVEITDLELDVTVQVEGSTDITNFR
- a CDS encoding aspartyl-phosphate phosphatase Spo0E family protein, which gives rise to MDKISALKESLNDLLKANDFIKDEVIKLSKELDQHIVKEQKRRLRQLSLRTGSSSKKAK
- a CDS encoding TetR/AcrR family transcriptional regulator; the encoded protein is MTTQSEIKYNRLMEKAEELFAKLGYKAVSMDEIAEAAGISKMTIYKHFSSKEALFMEVVLSMMQKGTALIEEEMGKIPGTLEKIDFLMSYNMEASKNYSLAFYKDVMSIPYVTEKLLEEKYRISRIMFERIIKEGVEKGEIREVNVSFIVDMLIMMVETFGEKYFNKINTKEEIEGITSAFYDFLKYGLLGGKR
- a CDS encoding spore germination protein; the encoded protein is MSKKKIYFKKYEDNLKAIKEQLKNNDDVIYRRIDTEKGPITAIYISNICSQNFISHAIIKPLVACKDFPEDIEKIKNDHIFADDTALGTDLDEAVKQILFANVVLLFSFADQFIYCDAEEYSFRDIQEPPTETVIKGPREGFTEDLSTNISLIRRRIRNPKLKFEKMLIGKQSDTPVMLVYIEDQAPTELVAFVRDRLQNAKIKFLLESKALDEALQTKKSIFDTLGYTEKPDKVVGSLIEGRVAILQENTPFVVTAPHFFVEYFSVGEDYYLNSYGQSYFRLVRWIAFFIALLLPGLYLSLIAYHFKLVPYIFAFRMAITRSGVPFPAIVEIMIMMLFFQILREAGIRLPQPIGSALSIVGALILGDAAIGAGLASEITVLIIALSSISLFLVPKMYAGILLWSNTILLMAAVLGLPGFYIGFILFCSHISDLTTCGYPYLYPLGTFRSFNFQDLILRDDLNDISKNIFYKDEK
- a CDS encoding GerAB/ArcD/ProY family transporter, encoding MDKFNAKHFAFLILAVTVVSQKTYPKVFILNGGYDSWVAVIISSVIILLYLIFFLKVCEKNNNYDFIAIYRTAAGQKLGKLLLCLFAMTLFLTLVESAAVEANSMHTNMLLETPVWFFILFFVIPAAYSAGRDLVSIVTITLIGITLINLAGMNLGMLTAPYKDTKLLFPIFADGITKGFILSILQILGLYGSLTIVFPYLTEIKDKRKLFLYSILGMVFVIQMLIVSITGAFMTFEITRLKSIPYPKLLQTQMVSHFRFIEAGELYVMLQIVGGWYIRYVVTFYTLMKILSALNLRHKYTIVIISFATGIAAWFVGNNLFVLFRFLSYYTYISLVNFFLIPFILFAIYAYKK